Proteins co-encoded in one Ziziphus jujuba cultivar Dongzao chromosome 9, ASM3175591v1 genomic window:
- the LOC107426305 gene encoding pentatricopeptide repeat-containing protein At3g62890 — protein sequence MRAFARRLISLTHPSLHLSHPTPESFVWNTLIRVHAQQSSHGSTGSTLSTPFSIFSRMRLHGVQPDFYTFPFLLQSFNSPPHLHSGKQIHTQTILFGFVDDPFVQTSLINMYSSCGHLMLARQLFDEITQPDLASWNSIINANCKAGLIDVAWNLFDAMPEKNVISWSCMINGYVECGGYKEALALFREMQMLKTNDVKPNGFTMSSILSACGRLGALEHGKWVHAYIEKCKMEIDVVLGTALIDMYAKCGSIGKAKWVFNLMGHNKDVMAWSAMVSGLAMHGDAWECLQLFNEMTSHGVRPNAVTFIGVLCACVHGGLVSEGKEYFRRMNKEFGISPMIQHYGCIVDLYGRAGLIGEAWNVVKSMPMEPDVLIWGALLSGSRMHGDIETCEISLKKLIELDPSNSGAYVLLSNVYAKMGKWIEVRQVRDLMEVRGIKKVPGCSLVELGGVLHEFFVGDKSHPESQKIFKMLDEILKRLKMKGFVGNTREVLLDLDEEGKELALSLHSEKLAIAFCFLKTSPGTAIRIIKNLRICGDCHEAIKMISKEFDREIVVRDCNRFHHFRQGLCSCRDYW from the coding sequence CGACTGGCTCAACCCTTTCAACCCCATTCTCCATCTTCAGCCGAATGCGTTTACATGGAGTTCAACCCGATTTCTACACTTTCCCTTTCCTTCTCCAATCCTTCAACTCCCCACCTCATCTCCATTCTGGAAAACAAATCCATACCCAAACTATCCTCTTTGGGTTCGTTGATGACCCATTTGTCCAAACATCTCTTATCAATATGTACTCATCTTGTGGCCATTTGATGCTTGCCCGTCAACTGTTTGATGAGATTACCCAACCTGATTTAGCGTCTTGGAATTCTATCATTAATGCGAATTGTAAAGCGGGATTGATAGATGTTGCATGGAATCTGTTCGATGCAATGCCTGAAAAGAATGTGATATCATGGAGTTGTATGATAAATGGGTATGTTGAATGTGGTGGCTATAAGGAAGCACTTGCTTTGTTCCGTGAGATGCAAATGTTGAAAACAAATGATGTCAAGCCTAATGGGTTTACCATGTCGAGCATACTTTCTGCTTGTGGACGTTTAGGTGCGCTTGAGCATGGAAAATGGGTTCATGCTTACATTGAAAAATGCAAAATGGAAATTGATGTTGTCTTAGGGACTGCTTTAATAGACATGTACGCAAAATGTGGCAGTATTGGAAAAGCGAAATGGGTATTTAACCTTATGGGTCATAATAAGGATGTGATGGCTTGGAGTGCAATGGTATCAGGACTTGCTATGCATGGAGATGCCTGGGAGTGCCTTCAGTTATTCAATGAAATGACAAGCCATGGAGTGAGGCCTAATGCTGTAACATTTATAGGTGTTTTGTGTGCTTGTGTGCATGGAGGTCTGGTGAGTGAAGGAAAGGAGTACTTTAGAAGGATGAACAAAGAGTTTGGTATTAGTCCTATGATCCAACACTACGGTTGCATTGTTGACCTTTATGGGAGAGCTGGTCTCATCGGCGAGGCATGGAATGTGGTAAAATCAATGCCTATGGAGCCTGATGTGCTCATATGGGGGGCTCTACTGAGTGGATCTAGGATGCATGGGGACATTGAAACTTGTGAGATTTCGCTGAAGAAACTAATTGAATTGGATCCCTCTAACAGTGGTGCATATGTTCTTTTATCGAATGTGTATGCTAAGATGGGAAAATGGATTGAAGTGAGGCAGGTGAGAGATCTTATGGAGGTAAGGGGGATCAAGAAAGTTCCAGGATGCAGTTTAGTTGAGCTAGGTGGTGTTCTTCATGAGTTTTTTGTGGGTGATAAATCTCATCCAGAGTCTCAGAAGATATTTAAGATGCTTGACGAAATTTTGAAGAGGTTAAAGATGAAAGGTTTCGTAGGAAATACGAGGGAGGTTTTGCTCGACTTAGATGAGGAAGGAAAGGAGTTGGCACTATCCCTTCATAGTGAGAAACTGGCAATTGCGTTCTGTTTCTTGAAGACAAGCCCAGGTACAGCAATACGCATCATTAAGAACCTCAGGATTTGTGGTGATTGTCATGAGGCTATAAAGATGATTTCAAAGGAATTTGATCGGGAGATTGTTGTCAGAGATTGTAATCGTTTTCACCATTTTAGACAAGGTTTATGCTCTTGTAGAGACTACTGGTAG